The Vitis riparia cultivar Riparia Gloire de Montpellier isolate 1030 chromosome 3, EGFV_Vit.rip_1.0, whole genome shotgun sequence genome includes a region encoding these proteins:
- the LOC117911714 gene encoding eugenol synthase 1-like translates to MESMLSRILIFGGTGYIGRYMVKASVKMGHPTYVYSRPMTPQTHPSKIELLKEFQSMDVNIVQGELDEHEKLVWVIQQVDVVILALAYPQVLDQLKIIDAIKVAGTTKRFLPSDFGVEEDRVTVLPPFQEVLDKKRIIRRAIEAAGISYTFVSANCFGAYFMNYLLHPHDHSNDSITVYGSGEAQAVLNYEEDIALYTIKVANDPTACNRIVIFRPPKNIISQLELIALWEKKTGRSFKRVHVSEEEVVKLSETLPNPQNIPVAILHSIFVKGVLMNFEIGEDDIEVSKLYPDINYHTVDQLLDIFLTNPPSPRNAAFE, encoded by the exons ATGGAGAGTATGTTAAGTAGAATTCTCATATTTGGTGGTACAGGTTATATTGGTAGATATATGGTTAAGGCCAGCGTTAAGATGGGTCATCCAACGTACGTTTATTCTAGGCCTATGACTCCACAAACACATCCCTCCAAGATAGAACTTCTCAAAGAGTTCCAATCCATGGACGTCAACATTGTCCAA GGAGAACTGGATGAGCATGAGAAGCTTGTGTGGGTGATTCAACAAGTAGATGTGGTCATCTTAGCCCTTGCATATCCCCAAGTTCTTGACCAACTCAAAATTATAGATGCCATCAAAGTTGCGGGCACAACAAAG AGGTTCCTTCCATCTGATTTTGGAGTTGAGGAGGATAGGGTGACTGTTCTTCCCCCATTCCAAGAAGTCCTTGATAAGAAGAGGATTATCAGAAGAGCCATTGAAGCTGCCGGGATTTCTTACACATTTGTGTCTGCTAACTGCTTTGGTGCATACTTTATGAATTACTTGCTCCATCCACATGACCATTCAAACGATAGTATTACCGTCTATGGCAGTGGTGAAGCCCAGG CGGTGTTAAATTATGAAGAAGACATTGCTCTTTATACAATCAAGGTGGCAAATGATCCCACAGCCTGCAATCGGATAGTCATTTTTCGGCCCCCCAAAAACATTATTTCGCAGCTCGAATTGATCGCTCTTTGGGAGAAGAAGACCGGTAGAAGCTTCAAGAGAGTTCATGTCTCAGAGGAAGAGGTTGTGAAGCTATCTGAGA CCCTGCCAAATCCGCAAAACATACCGGTGGCCATCCTTCATAGTATATTCGTAAAAGGGGTTCTAATGAATTTCGAAATAGGGGAAGATGATATCGAGGTTTCAAAACTATATCCTGATATTAACTATCATACCGTTGATCAGCTCCTCGATATTTTTCTCACAAATCCCCCCAGCCCTCGTAATGCTGCCTTCGAATGA